In the Streptomyces fradiae ATCC 10745 = DSM 40063 genome, one interval contains:
- a CDS encoding chitinase → MYRTRRTRPLAATLAAVLAAGGLLAAAQTAEARPHRTAPSGAAAPAPAAAPAASAPAAGRAGAADAELLRNGGFETALDGWTCTAGSGTAVASPTRTGTGALKAVPAGGDNARCSQTVAVRPDSAYTLSGWVRGGYAYLGASGTGTGDTYAWTPSAADWQRLTTAFRTGPATTSVTVYTHGWYGTPAYHADDLSLTGPGGDPVTIPDTPGGLAAGTPTATSVPLAWRPVGGATGYTVYRDGVRAQTVTGTSATVTGLAADTAYAFQVTASNSAGESPRSPAVTARTAPRDTPGPGPHLPAHALVGYLHASFANGSGYTRMADVPDSWDVINLAFGEPTSVTSGDIRFALCPRTECPHVESPEEFKAAIRAKQAAGKKVLISIGGQNGQVRLATPAARDAFVASVSKIIDEYGLDGLDVDFEGHSLSLDTGDTDFRRPTTPVVVHLISALKTLKARYGDGFVLTMAPETFFVQLGYQFYGSGPWGGQDPRAGAYLPVIHALRDDLTLLHVQDYNSGPIMGLDNQYHHMGGADFHIAMTDMLLTGFPVAGDASRFFPALRPEQVAIGLPASPNAGNGHTPPAEVAKALNCLTRNTDCGSYRPHGTWPALRGLMTWSINWDRFNGWEFSRNFDAYDWR, encoded by the coding sequence GTGTACCGCACCCGTCGCACCAGACCTCTCGCCGCCACCCTGGCGGCCGTGCTCGCGGCGGGCGGACTCCTCGCCGCGGCCCAGACCGCCGAGGCCCGCCCGCACCGCACGGCCCCCTCCGGGGCCGCCGCCCCCGCCCCGGCCGCCGCCCCCGCCGCGTCAGCCCCGGCCGCCGGACGGGCCGGGGCCGCCGACGCCGAGCTCCTGCGCAACGGGGGCTTCGAGACCGCCCTGGACGGCTGGACGTGCACGGCGGGGAGCGGGACCGCAGTCGCCTCGCCCACGCGCACCGGCACCGGCGCCCTGAAGGCCGTCCCCGCGGGCGGCGACAACGCCCGCTGCTCCCAGACCGTCGCCGTACGCCCCGACTCGGCGTACACGCTGAGCGGCTGGGTGCGCGGCGGCTACGCGTACCTCGGCGCGTCCGGCACGGGCACCGGGGACACGTACGCCTGGACGCCCTCGGCCGCCGACTGGCAGCGGCTCACCACCGCCTTCCGCACCGGCCCCGCCACCACCTCGGTCACCGTCTACACCCACGGCTGGTACGGCACCCCCGCCTACCACGCCGACGACCTGTCCCTCACCGGCCCCGGCGGCGACCCCGTCACCATCCCCGACACCCCCGGTGGCCTGGCCGCCGGCACCCCCACCGCCACGAGCGTGCCGCTCGCCTGGCGGCCCGTCGGCGGCGCGACCGGCTACACCGTCTACCGCGACGGCGTCAGGGCCCAGACGGTCACCGGCACCTCGGCCACCGTCACCGGGCTCGCCGCCGACACCGCGTACGCCTTCCAGGTCACCGCCTCCAACAGCGCGGGCGAGTCGCCCAGGTCCCCGGCCGTCACCGCGCGCACGGCCCCCCGCGACACCCCGGGACCCGGCCCGCACCTGCCCGCCCACGCCCTCGTCGGCTACCTCCACGCCAGCTTCGCCAACGGCTCCGGGTACACCCGCATGGCCGACGTCCCGGACTCCTGGGACGTGATCAACCTCGCCTTCGGCGAGCCCACCTCGGTCACCTCCGGCGACATCCGCTTCGCCCTCTGCCCGCGCACCGAGTGCCCGCACGTCGAGTCGCCCGAGGAGTTCAAGGCCGCGATCAGGGCGAAGCAGGCGGCGGGCAAGAAGGTGCTCATCTCCATCGGCGGACAGAACGGCCAGGTCAGACTGGCCACACCGGCCGCCCGCGACGCCTTCGTCGCCTCCGTGTCGAAGATCATCGACGAGTACGGCCTCGACGGCCTCGACGTCGACTTCGAGGGCCACTCCCTCTCCCTCGACACCGGCGACACCGACTTCCGCCGGCCCACCACCCCGGTCGTCGTCCACCTGATCAGCGCGCTGAAGACCCTGAAGGCGAGGTACGGCGACGGCTTCGTCCTCACCATGGCGCCCGAGACCTTCTTCGTGCAGCTCGGCTACCAGTTCTACGGCTCCGGCCCCTGGGGCGGCCAGGACCCGCGCGCCGGCGCCTACCTGCCCGTCATCCACGCCCTGCGCGACGACCTCACCCTGCTCCACGTGCAGGACTACAACTCCGGCCCGATCATGGGCCTGGACAACCAGTACCACCACATGGGCGGCGCGGACTTCCACATCGCGATGACGGACATGCTGCTCACCGGCTTCCCCGTCGCGGGCGACGCGAGCCGCTTCTTCCCGGCGCTCCGGCCCGAGCAGGTCGCCATCGGCCTGCCCGCCTCGCCGAACGCGGGCAACGGCCACACCCCGCCCGCCGAGGTGGCCAAGGCGCTGAACTGCCTCACCCGGAACACCGACTGCGGGAGCTACCGCCCGCACGGCACCTGGCCCGCCCTGCGCGGGCTGATGACCTGGTCCATCAACTGGGACCGCTTCAACGGCTGGGAGTTCTCCCGGAACTTCGACGCCTACGACTGGCGCTGA
- a CDS encoding MBL fold metallo-hydrolase — protein sequence MHAGVDWGESAVDEPPLGTCGGVEEIKALPAGQRDGAPPGGGERLRDGAKGLADWESVELERPGGGTVTVTGVPALHGPGERDEVEAITGQVVGFVLTGEGLPTVYVSGDNASLDLLKEIAARFGPVDTAVLLGARRVVPVHYDSWAHFTEGRDRLVAAFGAAGLADRLDLGTRG from the coding sequence CTGCATGCCGGTGTCGACTGGGGCGAGTCCGCGGTCGACGAGCCACCGCTCGGTACCTGCGGGGGTGTCGAGGAGATCAAGGCGCTGCCCGCCGGGCAGCGTGACGGCGCACCGCCCGGCGGCGGGGAGCGCCTGAGGGACGGGGCGAAGGGCCTGGCCGACTGGGAGTCGGTCGAGCTGGAACGCCCCGGCGGCGGCACGGTGACCGTCACCGGCGTGCCCGCCCTCCACGGCCCCGGGGAGCGCGACGAGGTCGAGGCGATCACCGGCCAGGTCGTCGGCTTCGTCCTCACCGGCGAGGGCCTCCCCACGGTCTACGTCAGCGGCGACAACGCCTCACTCGACCTGTTGAAGGAGATCGCGGCCCGGTTCGGGCCCGTGGACACCGCCGTCCTCCTCGGCGCCCGCCGTGTCGTGCCCGTCCACTACGACAGCTGGGCGCACTTCACCGAGGGCCGCGACCGGCTCGTCGCGGCGTTCGGCGCGGCCGGGCTGGCCGACCGACTGGACCTCGGCACCCGCGGCTGA
- a CDS encoding ABATE domain-containing protein → MPGGQRLDLLDTPAGTERWLVDRGLAPVDTGMQELCASLLRSLREHVRALLAAHVAGLPAPADALAALNGALTRAPAASLLRWNPDRGLYRETAHPVAQIVEHALAVPAADLLTGPDADRLTACGSTPCNRYLLRHGRRHWCSVRCGDRARAARAYARRTAAAAPHPGGTTTPPDGTRPPRARL, encoded by the coding sequence CTGCCCGGCGGGCAGCGCCTTGATCTCCTCGACACCCCCGCAGGTACCGAGCGGTGGCTCGTCGACCGCGGACTCGCCCCAGTCGACACCGGCATGCAGGAGCTCTGCGCCTCCCTGCTGCGCTCCCTGCGCGAGCACGTCCGCGCCCTCCTCGCGGCCCACGTCGCCGGCCTGCCCGCCCCCGCCGACGCGCTGGCCGCCCTCAACGGCGCGCTCACCCGGGCCCCCGCCGCCTCCCTGCTCCGCTGGAACCCGGACCGCGGCCTGTACCGCGAGACGGCCCACCCGGTCGCGCAGATCGTCGAACACGCCCTCGCCGTCCCCGCCGCCGACCTGCTGACCGGCCCCGACGCCGACCGCCTCACCGCCTGCGGCTCCACCCCCTGCAACCGCTACCTGCTCCGCCACGGCCGCCGCCACTGGTGCTCGGTCCGCTGCGGCGACCGCGCCCGAGCCGCCCGCGCCTACGCCCGCCGCACCGCGGCCGCCGCCCCGCATCCCGGCGGCACCACGACGCCGCCGGACGGCACGCGACCGCCCCGGGCGCGGCTTTGA
- a CDS encoding phosphatase PAP2 family protein: MAVLSLCGFALVTWQVAVRGPLAALDERAGRVLAGRGPAWLTELGADLGNPPVALPVLAAAAAYALWRGRRRAALYAAAAMVLVPALVIPLKLLLDRPGPFTDATGYYPSGHTATSLVAYGAAALLVHRRALVPVAAVLTAATGAGLVLRGYHWPLDVAGSLLLCGAVLGGAGAVRAARAGRAGAVRAAAPGGQRQS, from the coding sequence GTGGCGGTGCTCTCGCTGTGCGGGTTCGCGCTGGTCACCTGGCAGGTGGCGGTACGCGGCCCGCTCGCCGCGCTGGACGAGCGCGCCGGGCGCGTGCTGGCCGGCCGGGGACCCGCGTGGCTCACCGAACTCGGCGCCGACCTCGGCAACCCGCCCGTCGCCCTGCCGGTGCTGGCCGCCGCCGCGGCGTACGCCCTGTGGCGCGGGCGGCGGCGGGCGGCGCTGTACGCGGCCGCGGCCATGGTGCTCGTGCCCGCCCTGGTAATCCCGCTGAAACTGCTGCTGGACCGGCCGGGGCCGTTCACCGACGCGACGGGCTACTACCCGTCCGGGCACACCGCGACGTCGCTGGTGGCGTACGGGGCGGCGGCGCTGCTGGTCCACCGCCGGGCGCTCGTGCCCGTCGCCGCGGTGCTGACGGCGGCGACGGGCGCGGGACTGGTGCTGCGCGGCTACCACTGGCCGCTGGACGTGGCGGGCAGCCTGCTGCTGTGCGGCGCGGTGCTCGGCGGGGCCGGTGCCGTGCGCGCCGCGCGGGCGGGGCGCGCCGGTGCCGTGCGGGCCGCCGCGCCCGGGGGTCAGCGCCAGTCGTAG
- a CDS encoding helix-turn-helix transcriptional regulator, whose translation MTIRLDRVDVELYRAEIQRPKNGEAELARRLGVAPEEVCRRRQRLTELRLLEQVDDETWVARSPHAAADALLGEEERQLERRRLGVAQRREALTALTADYLDARRLRSDAGQVEVLQGVETVRATLSELAALAATSVDSMAPGGAQSEHAIRAALPLDKELLGRGVALRSLFLDSARSHSATIRYLKDIHDAGAHVRTTSLLPTRILIYDRETAIVPLDAQNTARGAVVVRDLPLLNLLNHLFHLYWDQATPLDAARTRPVELSDLERTVLRLMAAGQLDEVISRHIGLSVRTTRRIISDLTRRLGAHSRFQAGVRAAERGWIA comes from the coding sequence ATGACCATCCGACTGGATCGCGTGGATGTGGAGCTCTACCGGGCCGAGATCCAACGGCCCAAGAACGGCGAGGCCGAACTGGCCCGGCGGTTGGGAGTGGCACCCGAAGAGGTGTGCCGGCGCAGGCAGCGGCTGACCGAGCTGCGTCTGCTCGAACAGGTCGACGACGAGACCTGGGTCGCGCGCAGCCCGCACGCAGCCGCCGACGCCCTGCTGGGCGAGGAGGAGAGGCAACTGGAACGACGACGTCTCGGCGTCGCGCAACGCCGCGAGGCACTCACCGCCCTGACCGCCGACTACCTGGACGCCCGGCGCCTGCGGTCCGACGCCGGCCAGGTGGAGGTGCTCCAGGGGGTCGAGACCGTCCGCGCCACGCTCAGCGAACTGGCCGCGCTCGCCGCCACCAGCGTCGACTCGATGGCCCCGGGCGGGGCCCAGAGCGAGCACGCCATCCGCGCCGCCCTGCCCCTCGACAAGGAGTTACTCGGCCGCGGAGTCGCCCTCCGCAGCCTTTTCCTCGACTCCGCACGATCGCACTCCGCCACCATCCGCTACCTCAAGGACATCCACGACGCGGGGGCCCACGTCCGTACGACGAGTCTCCTGCCCACGCGCATCCTGATATACGACCGCGAGACGGCCATAGTCCCCCTGGACGCGCAGAACACCGCGCGCGGCGCGGTGGTCGTCCGTGACCTGCCGCTGCTCAACCTCCTCAACCACCTCTTCCACCTCTACTGGGACCAGGCCACCCCCCTGGACGCCGCCCGCACGAGGCCGGTGGAACTCAGCGACCTGGAACGGACCGTCCTGCGGCTGATGGCCGCCGGTCAGCTGGACGAGGTCATCTCCCGTCACATCGGCCTGTCGGTCCGCACGACCCGCCGGATCATCAGCGACCTCACCAGACGCCTCGGTGCCCACAGCCGCTTCCAGGCCGGGGTACGGGCCGCCGAGCGGGGGTGGATCGCCTGA
- a CDS encoding SDR family oxidoreductase: MIIVTGGGQGIGAAIARRAAALGRPVCVNYRTSAAGAEQVVRDVREAGVEALALQADVTEEGEVVRLFATATDKLGPLSAVVNNAGVTGGLGRVIDLDVARLDTAYRAVLRSVVLCTREALRAMALSRGGPGGCVVNISSTGARTGGGGEWVHYAALKAAVNAHTWGAAQEAAADGVRINAVAPGLIHTGLHQANGVPDRPERLKATVPMGRIGTPEEVAEAVVFLLSPAASYITGSVLEVGGGR; this comes from the coding sequence ATGATCATCGTCACCGGCGGTGGCCAGGGCATCGGTGCCGCCATCGCCCGCCGCGCGGCGGCGCTGGGACGACCGGTGTGCGTCAACTACCGGACCAGCGCCGCCGGCGCCGAACAGGTCGTACGGGACGTGCGGGAGGCGGGTGTCGAGGCACTGGCCCTCCAGGCCGACGTCACCGAGGAGGGCGAGGTGGTGCGGCTCTTCGCGACCGCCACGGACAAGCTCGGCCCGCTCAGCGCCGTCGTCAACAACGCCGGGGTGACCGGCGGTCTGGGTCGGGTGATCGACCTGGACGTCGCCCGGCTCGACACCGCCTACCGCGCCGTACTGCGCAGCGTGGTGCTGTGCACGCGGGAGGCGCTGCGGGCGATGGCCCTCAGCCGCGGCGGCCCCGGGGGCTGCGTCGTCAACATCTCCTCCACCGGCGCCCGTACCGGCGGTGGGGGCGAATGGGTCCACTACGCCGCCCTGAAGGCCGCCGTGAACGCCCACACCTGGGGCGCCGCCCAGGAGGCGGCGGCCGACGGCGTACGGATCAACGCCGTCGCCCCCGGGTTGATCCACACAGGACTGCACCAGGCCAACGGGGTCCCGGACCGCCCCGAACGCCTCAAGGCGACCGTGCCCATGGGTCGCATCGGCACCCCGGAGGAGGTCGCGGAAGCCGTGGTCTTCCTGCTCTCCCCGGCCGCCTCCTATATCACCGGGTCCGTCCTCGAGGTGGGCGGCGGCCGCTGA
- a CDS encoding 3-keto-5-aminohexanoate cleavage protein produces MIQACLNGRRTTRDHSAVPLTARQLARDAALARAAGASGVHLHPRDRHGRESLDAAVVSEAVRAVRRACPGLEVSVSTGLWMCEGDASAREAAVARWADTEHRPDVVSLNLDEPGFDRMAGALGELGVGVEAGVWSAADAERLLDGPHAATCHRVLVEMIDLPTERALPEADGILDRLARARLDVPVLLHGEGECTWPVLDHALALGLQTRIGLEDTLTDPEGQGVDGNAVLVRHAVTRRARVH; encoded by the coding sequence ATGATCCAAGCGTGTCTGAACGGTCGGCGCACGACGCGGGACCACTCGGCGGTACCCCTCACGGCGCGGCAGTTGGCGCGGGACGCCGCGCTCGCCCGTGCCGCCGGGGCCTCCGGTGTGCACCTGCACCCCCGGGACCGCCACGGCAGGGAGAGCCTGGACGCGGCGGTCGTCTCGGAGGCCGTACGCGCGGTCCGCCGGGCCTGTCCCGGACTGGAGGTCAGCGTGTCGACCGGTCTGTGGATGTGCGAGGGGGACGCCTCCGCGCGCGAGGCCGCCGTGGCCCGTTGGGCCGACACGGAGCACCGCCCGGACGTCGTGTCGCTCAATCTCGACGAACCGGGCTTCGACCGCATGGCGGGCGCCTTGGGGGAGCTCGGTGTCGGCGTCGAGGCGGGCGTGTGGTCGGCGGCGGACGCCGAGCGCCTGCTCGACGGCCCCCACGCCGCCACCTGCCACCGCGTCCTCGTGGAGATGATCGACCTCCCCACCGAGCGGGCGCTTCCCGAGGCCGACGGCATCCTGGACCGACTGGCGCGGGCGCGGCTCGACGTCCCCGTCCTCCTGCACGGCGAGGGCGAGTGCACCTGGCCCGTCCTGGACCACGCGCTCGCCCTCGGCCTGCAGACCCGCATCGGCCTGGAGGACACCCTCACCGACCCCGAGGGCCAGGGCGTGGACGGGAACGCCGTGCTGGTGCGCCACGCCGTCACCCGCCGGGCGCGCGTCCACTGA
- a CDS encoding ATP-grasp domain-containing protein: MRTDIVVQDVASFRIDPALLSRPHRRTWLVTSPAQHQKLLKRGRADVFSKTAVLEEFTADSLATCVEEMRNDLPGADRDEVALLCHDEYSLGVVAEVRARLGLAGDEPARLAPFTNKIAMKEALRCAGIALPAHRDWDAAAHRDDPEGYVAALEEALGWPMFVKPLDESGSVGARRLDDAAELHAWAEEAGSRRFEVDEFLRGTLYHVDTAVQNGEIVHAEANAYLHPCYEYVNGRVCASHTLPDDHPARPSLLEFNRRVLDALADKPRNGAYHHEIYQRPDGSLVFLEIAARAPAALVPSTSRIRWGLDIEEAHFRLQRGEGLPGSRTEGPHAAWVYFPKAEGRVSRLDRARLRSDHHWQWNVEVGQTTSAPQDIRDFAASVLLWNDDFDTLRRDLEVLDSHTAVITD; the protein is encoded by the coding sequence GTGCGTACCGACATCGTCGTGCAGGACGTCGCCTCCTTCCGGATCGACCCCGCCCTCCTGAGCCGCCCGCACCGCCGCACCTGGCTGGTCACCAGCCCGGCACAGCATCAGAAGCTCCTCAAGCGGGGCCGCGCCGACGTCTTCTCGAAGACGGCCGTACTGGAGGAGTTCACCGCCGACTCCCTCGCGACGTGCGTGGAGGAGATGCGGAACGACCTGCCCGGGGCGGACCGGGACGAGGTGGCCCTGCTGTGCCACGACGAGTACTCCCTCGGGGTCGTCGCCGAGGTGCGCGCACGGCTCGGACTTGCGGGTGACGAGCCCGCACGGCTCGCACCGTTCACGAACAAGATCGCCATGAAGGAGGCCCTGCGGTGCGCCGGCATCGCCCTGCCGGCGCACCGCGATTGGGACGCCGCCGCCCACCGCGACGATCCCGAGGGGTACGTCGCCGCGCTGGAGGAGGCCCTCGGCTGGCCGATGTTCGTGAAACCGCTGGACGAGTCCGGCAGCGTGGGCGCCCGGCGGTTGGACGACGCCGCGGAGCTCCACGCGTGGGCCGAGGAGGCCGGGTCCCGCCGGTTCGAGGTCGACGAGTTCCTGCGGGGGACCTTGTACCACGTGGACACGGCCGTCCAGAACGGCGAAATCGTGCACGCGGAGGCGAACGCCTACCTCCACCCGTGCTACGAGTACGTCAACGGCCGGGTGTGCGCGAGCCACACCCTCCCGGACGACCACCCGGCCCGGCCGTCCCTGCTGGAGTTCAACCGCCGCGTCCTCGACGCCCTGGCGGACAAGCCCCGCAACGGCGCCTACCACCACGAGATCTACCAACGGCCCGACGGCAGTCTGGTGTTCCTGGAGATCGCCGCACGGGCCCCGGCCGCGCTCGTGCCCTCCACGAGCCGGATCCGCTGGGGCCTGGACATCGAGGAGGCGCACTTCCGTCTGCAGCGGGGCGAGGGCCTGCCCGGTAGCAGGACCGAGGGGCCCCACGCGGCCTGGGTGTACTTCCCCAAGGCCGAGGGGCGCGTCTCCCGCCTGGACCGCGCGCGACTGCGCAGTGACCACCACTGGCAGTGGAACGTGGAGGTCGGTCAGACGACCTCCGCCCCGCAGGACATCCGCGACTTCGCGGCGAGCGTCCTGCTCTGGAACGACGACTTCGACACGCTCCGCCGCGACCTGGAGGTCCTCGACTCCCACACGGCCGTCATCACCGACTGA
- the gabT gene encoding 4-aminobutyrate--2-oxoglutarate transaminase, whose amino-acid sequence MTEIPQERRVVTAIPGPKSQELQARRVASVAGGVGSVLPVFTARAGGGVIEDVDGNRLIDFGSGIAVTSVGASAEAVVRRASAQLADFTHTCFMVTPYEGYVEVCEALAELTPGDHPKKSALFNSGAEAVENAVKIARSYTKRQAVVVFDHGYHGRTNLTMALTAKNMPYKQGFGPFAPEVYRVPVAYGYRWPTGPENCGPEAAAQAIDQMTKQIGAENIAAIIIEPVLGEGGFIEPAKGFLPAIVEFANANGIVFVADEIQSGFCRTGQWFACEDEGIVPDLITTAKGIAGGLPLAAVTGRAEIMDSVHGGGLGGTYGGNPVACAGALGAIETMRELDLNGKAKRIEEVMKGRLAAMREKYADKVGCSIGDIRGRGAMIAIELVKDPATKEPNPEAAGALAKACHAEGLLVLTCGTYGNVLRFLPPLVIGEELLNEGLDILENAFAGI is encoded by the coding sequence ATGACCGAAATTCCGCAGGAGCGCCGCGTCGTCACCGCCATTCCCGGCCCGAAGTCGCAGGAGCTTCAGGCCCGCCGCGTCGCCTCCGTCGCGGGCGGCGTCGGTTCGGTGCTCCCGGTGTTCACCGCCCGCGCGGGCGGCGGCGTCATCGAGGACGTCGACGGCAACCGCCTGATCGACTTCGGCTCCGGTATCGCCGTGACCTCCGTGGGCGCCTCCGCCGAGGCCGTCGTGCGCCGCGCCTCCGCGCAGCTCGCCGACTTCACCCACACCTGCTTCATGGTCACGCCGTACGAGGGGTACGTGGAGGTCTGCGAGGCGCTGGCCGAGCTGACGCCGGGCGACCACCCCAAGAAGTCCGCGCTGTTCAACAGCGGCGCCGAGGCCGTCGAGAACGCGGTCAAGATCGCCCGTTCGTACACCAAGCGGCAGGCCGTCGTCGTCTTCGACCACGGCTACCACGGCCGTACGAACCTCACGATGGCGCTGACCGCCAAGAACATGCCGTACAAGCAGGGCTTCGGCCCGTTCGCGCCCGAGGTCTACCGCGTCCCGGTGGCGTACGGCTACCGCTGGCCGACCGGCCCGGAGAACTGCGGCCCCGAGGCCGCGGCCCAGGCCATCGACCAGATGACCAAGCAGATCGGCGCCGAGAACATCGCCGCCATCATCATCGAGCCGGTCCTCGGCGAGGGCGGCTTCATCGAGCCGGCCAAGGGCTTCCTCCCCGCGATCGTGGAGTTCGCCAACGCCAACGGCATCGTCTTCGTCGCGGACGAGATCCAGTCCGGCTTCTGCCGCACCGGCCAGTGGTTCGCGTGCGAGGACGAGGGCATCGTCCCGGACCTGATCACCACGGCCAAGGGCATCGCGGGCGGCCTGCCGCTCGCCGCCGTCACCGGCCGCGCCGAGATCATGGACTCCGTGCACGGCGGCGGCCTGGGCGGCACCTACGGCGGCAACCCGGTGGCCTGCGCCGGTGCGCTCGGCGCCATCGAGACGATGAGGGAGCTCGACCTCAACGGCAAGGCCAAGCGCATCGAGGAGGTCATGAAGGGCCGCCTCGCCGCCATGCGGGAGAAGTACGCCGACAAGGTCGGATGCAGCATCGGTGACATCCGCGGCCGGGGCGCCATGATCGCCATCGAGCTGGTGAAGGACCCGGCCACCAAGGAGCCGAACCCGGAGGCCGCCGGCGCCCTGGCGAAGGCGTGCCACGCGGAGGGCCTGCTGGTCCTGACCTGCGGCACCTACGGCAACGTGCTCCGCTTCCTGCCGCCGCTGGTGATCGGCGAGGAGCTGCTGAACGAGGGCCTGGACATCCTCGAGAACGCCTTCGCCGGCATCTGA